One segment of Rhodothermales bacterium DNA contains the following:
- a CDS encoding bacteriophage holin, producing MQTKLCPKCGEVSPDNAKKCDCGHRFDSDEVQDDEGRRRSALAQWLGVGRLNVLAFSVTCGLFWGVGLFLITWWIIFFDGATGEPTLIARVYRGYNISPFGSLVGFGWGLIDGLVGGAVFSWLYNLLSQLSTMRRGS from the coding sequence GTCCGAAGTGCGGCGAGGTGTCACCCGACAACGCAAAGAAGTGCGACTGCGGTCACCGGTTTGATTCCGATGAAGTGCAGGATGATGAGGGGCGGCGACGAAGCGCGTTGGCGCAGTGGCTTGGTGTAGGGCGGCTCAATGTTCTAGCGTTCTCCGTGACCTGCGGACTCTTCTGGGGCGTCGGCCTCTTCTTGATCACGTGGTGGATCATCTTTTTTGATGGGGCGACGGGCGAGCCTACGCTCATCGCCCGGGTCTACCGCGGATACAACATCAGCCCTTTTGGCAGCCTGGTTGGATTTGGGTGGGGCTTGATCGATGGCCTCGTCGGCGGTGCGGTCTTTTCGTGGCTCTACAATTTGCTTTCACAACTCAGCACGATGCGCCGAGGGTCTTGA